In Pseudomonas saponiphila, the genomic stretch GAGAACAACCAGTGGATAGAGACGCCCGGGATTGAGAGTTATCTCATCGCCAACTGCGACGTTTACTTGATCGAATTCTTAGAGGAGATAACCGAAAGTGAGCAACGAGAATCAACCTAGGCAGCATGTCCTTGAGCCGCGAACAGCTAATGACGGAATGAACGTCAGCCCTCCGGCACCTACTAATATCCGCCCTAAAGCACCACCACCAGCACCACCGAAGGCCCCAAAAAAATAAGAGGTTGATCATGTACGAAGAAAGAGGGATATCGCCTCAACCACGCCGGCCAAATGTTGGACAATCAAGTCCTTCTAAACCATTTGCCCTGCGCCCTGCTACGCCCCCTAAGGCCCCACCACCCCCCAGCAAGCGGTGACTATATGACCAATAAAACTGGCGGTAAGGTTCATGTGAATGACGGGATTAGCAAGCAGACAACAAGTCAGCGACCAGCAGCTCCGCCGGCTGCTCCGCCGCCCCCACCTCCGAAACGGTAAGAGCCTTAGTGTGGAGTAGCGCCGGGGGGGGGGCAGTGATGGCTCCTGATGCTTTCCACTATTTCTTCGGGCGGTCGATGGCATCTAAGTCTTTCACTAGATCTTCCGCCCTTAGATGCGTGTAGCGCCGGAGCATCTGCATAGATCTATGCCCACTTATGGCCGAGACCTTCTGGTCCGACATACCGCTTTCGACAAGCCGACTCACTGCTTCATGGCGTAGATCGTGAAAGCGCAGATCAGACATGCCTAGCTTGGCCTTGAGCAGCCCCCATTTCTTTGTGAAGGCGTAGGGTCGGCGTTTGCCGTCTTTGCCAGGCTCGCCAAAAAATACGAGGCTGCAATCAGCCGGTCGTACTGGATTGTCCAAAGCGGCCTTGAAGGTGTCCGTAGCTAGTTTGGTGAGGGGAACGGTTCGGGCGCTATCATTTTTGGTGTCTGACAGGCGTACTACTCGTTTTTTCAGGTCGACCTGGTGACAGCGTAGACCTGTGATCTCCGATGAACGCATGCCAGTCTCCAGGGCGATACGAACGATCCAACGAAGCATAGGGTTGCTGTAGTTGCTAGCGGCGTTGAGCAGGCGTCGTTCTTCATCGGCTGACAGTCGACGGTCGCGACCTTCTCCGGGGCTCGGTTTGCGAATATTGAGCACCGGGTTGAATGTCAGTCCTAGCCCCCATTCTTGAATCGCCACGGTGTAGAGATGGCTCAGCAAGGCGATCTCCAGACGCACGGTGTTATTACTGACGGGGACGCCGCGCTTGCTCAGAGCGCTCAGTTGCGGATTTCGGAGCACCGTGACCGGCCGTTTCGGTTGATCGTGACCGGTCATTTCGCTAACGCGTGACCGCTCATTTCGGTAGCAACGTGACCGATTTTCCGCCTGTTCCGAAACAGGTGGTCACGGCTTACCGAAATCGCCGGTCACGACTTAGCGAAAGCCTTCCCCTTCGTTGCGCATGACCTGATGCGCCGCCATCCTCGACCGATTTCGGGAGAGGAAGATGGCGGCGCCGCGAGTAGCCATGCGAAACATCAAAGAATGTCTGCGCCTCAAGTTTGAGGCCGGCTTGTCCCACGAGAAGATTGCCCGTGCCTTGCAGCTGTCCAAGGGCGTGGTTAGCAAGTACATCGCGGCGGCGCGGGTGGCCGGGCTGGACTGGCCGGCGCTGGTGGCCATGGACGAGGCCGCGCTGGCGGCCGCCTTGTTTGCACCGACGTCGACGAACAAGCCGCGCGGTGAGCGAGTGCTGCCCGATGTGCTGAGCATCCACCGCGAGTTGCGACGCAAGGGCGTGACCTTGCAGCTGCTGTGGGAGGAATATCTCGCCGCGCATGCGGGCCAGCCGACCTACCGCTACACCCAGTTCGTCGAGCACTACCGGCGCTACGCCCAGACGCTCAAACGTTCGATGCGTCAGCTGCACCGTGCGGGCGAGAAGCTATTCATCGACTATGCCGGGCCGACGCTGCCGGTGGTCGACCCGGCCACCGGCGAAGTGCGCCGGGCGCACATCTTCGTCGCCGCCCTGGGCGCCTCGAATTACACCTATGCCTGCGCGACGCCAGGCGAAACCCAGGTGGACTGGCTGACCTCGCTGGGCCAGGCTCTGACCTACTTTGGCGGCGTGCCGGAAATGGTTGTGCCGGACAATCCGCGCGCCCTGGTCGCCCAGCCGGATCGCTACGAGCCGGGCCTGAACCGGGCCACGCTGGAGTGCGCGCGTCATTACCAGACGGTGATCCTGCCGGCACGGCCACGCAAGCCTCAGGACAAGGCCAAGGCCGAGGTGGCGGTGCAGGTGGTCGAGCGCTGGATCATGGCGCGGCTGCGCCATCGGCAGTTCTTCAGCCTGCATGCGCTTAACCAGGCCATCGCCGAGCTGCTGGAGGATCTGAATCGGCGCCCGTTCAAGCGGCTCGATGGCTGCCGGCGCGACTGGTTCGAGCGCCTGGATCGCCCGGCCTTGCGAGCGCTGCCGGTGCATCCCTACGAGGTCGCCACCTTCAAGCGCTGCAAGGTCAGCATCGACTACCACATCGAGGTCAATGGCAGCTTCTACAGCGTGCCCTCCGCCCTGGCCCGGCAGAACGTGGACGTGCGACTGACGGCACACACCCTGGAAGTGCTGCATGGCAACCGGCGGGTGGCCAGCCACCTGCTGCTGGGGCGACGCGGCGCTTACAGTACCCAGCGCGAGCACATGCCCGCGGCGCACCAGGCGCATCGCGAATGGACGCCACAACGCCTGCTCGACTGGGGCGCGCGGATCGGCCCCTACACGCGCCAACTGATCGATCACCAACTGACCCACAAGCCGCACCCGGAGATGGGCTACCGCGCCTGCCTCGGCCTGCTCTCGCTGGCCCGGCGCTATGGCAATGCACGCCTGGAAGCCGCTGCCGAACGTGCCGTACACCTGCGCGCCTTCACCGGGCGCAGCGTGCGCAACCTGCTCCAGCAAGGCCTGGATCAACAGCCGCTGCCCCAGCGTGCCGCCGAAACGACCTTACCCGGCGACCACGAGAACGTCCGTGGCGCCGACTACTACCAACCCCCGCAACAGGAGCTGTTCGATGATGCCGCAACACACCCTGAATCAACTGCACCAGCTACGCCTGGACGGCATGGCCCGCGCCCTGGAAGAGCAATGGACGCTGCCGGCCAGCCACAGCCTGAGCTTCGATGAACGCCTCGGCCTACTGCTCGACCGCGAACTGGCCTGGCGTGACAACCAGCGCCTGGTACGGCTGCGCAAGAAGGCCAAGCTCAAGTACGCCAACGCCTGCCTGGAAGATCTCGACCGCCGCACCGGACGCGCCCTGGACGAGCGTCTGATCGCCACCCTGGCCAGTGGCGACTGGATCCGCCAGCAGCACAACCTGCTGCTGACCGGCCCGACCGGTGCCGGCAAAACCTGGCTGGCCTGCGCCCTGGGCAACCAGGCCTGCCGCCAGGGCTATAGCACCCTGTACCTGCGCACCCCGCGCCTGCTGGAACAACTGCGCATCGCTCATGGCGACGGCAGCTTCGGCCGTACCCTGCAACAGCTGGCAAAGGTCGACGTCCTGGTGCTGGACGACTGGGCGCTAGCCCCGCTGGAGGAAGGAGCCCGGCATGACCTGCTGGAGGTGATCGACGACCGCGCTGGCAGCCGCTCCACCATCCTGACGAGCCAACTGCCCATCGAGCACTGGCACGGCTGGATCAACGACCCGACCCTGGCCGATGCCATCCTCGACCGCCTGGTGCACAACGCCTACCGACTGACGATGAAAGGCGAGTCGCTGCGCCGAAAAAAAGCCGAGGAACAAGCCGCATCGTGACCGATGCGATTACAATCCAGAACCCGCGCAACCGGGGTGGAAGCACCGGTCACGTATTAGCGAAACGCTCGGTCACGTTCACCGAAATCCGCACTCAGTCGAGTATCGCGGTAATTAGCAATGACTTCGGCGGAGAGGGCGGCCAAGGAGTATTTGCCCAAGTGCTCGATCAACTGCTTGGCCTTCGACGCTTCGGCCCTTTGCGTGGTGGGCTTTTTACTTGGCGTGACCTCGGCGAGGTAGCGCTCCAAGGCTTTTTCGAGCGTCAGTCGCTCTGAGCCGCTGCGCTGGATGTACACGCCGCGCACCATTTCGTCTTCGGTGCGTCGTGACCAGTCTTCAGCGTCGCGTTTGGTACGGAAGGTTTTGGCGTTGGTCGGCCATCCGGTCTTGCGGATAACGGCTTTCCAGGTGCCGGCAGGGTTTTTGACGATTGTGGCCATCTGAAGGACTCCAAAGGCGTGCAAGCGAAGTCGCACTGTACCTAATTTGTACCTTCGGACCATAGGACTGATCCGGCTGCCACAAACCCAAAAAGCCGAAAGCCGCGCAATGCGCGGCTTTGAGGTTGGTGGGCCCACACGGACTTGAACCGTGGACCAAAGGATTATGAGTCCTCTGCTCTAACCAACTGAGCTATAGGCCCTCAGTAGGCCGCGGATTATAGCGACGGTTTCTCGGCTGTGCTATCCGAAAAATCGGAAACCCGGATCTGCAGGAAGGTCTCGCAGAACTCCTCGGCCTCCAGCGGCAGACTGACGATGTAGCCCTGGATCTGTTCGCAGCCTTCCTGGGCGAGGAAGCTCTGCTGGTCATGGTTTTCCACCCCTTCGGCAATCACCGTGAATTGCATGCTGCGACCCAGGGCGATGATGGCGCGGACAATCGCCACGTCGTGAGGGTCGTCCGGCAGGCCGCGGACGAAGGATTGGTCGATCTTGAGGAAGTCCAGGGGCAGGCGCTTGAGGTAGCTCAGGGACGAGTAGCCGGTGCCGAAGTCATCGATGGCCAGTTGCACCCCCAGGCGCTTGAGCTGATGCAGCACTTCCAGGGCTTCTTCGGCCTGGCTCATGATGAAGTTCTCGGTGATCTCCAGTTGCAGCAGCCCGGGCTGCAGGTCGTAGTCGCGCAGCAACTGCTCGATACGGCCCAGGAGATTGGGTTGGCGCAACTGCGCGCCGGCCAGGTTCACCGACAGCGGTCCGAAGTGCTCGTAGTGCTGGTTCCAGCTATGCAGGTGCTGGCAGGCCTGTTCCAGGACCCAGTCGCCGATCAGCAGGATCATGCCGTTTTCTTCGGCCAGGGGGATGAAGTGCTCGGGCGGGACATCGCCGAAGGTGGGGTGGTGCCAGCGGATCAGCGCTTCGGCGCCCACCAGTTCGTGGCTGCTGAGGCTGATCTTGGGCTGGAAGTACAACGACAGCTCATCGCGTTCGATGGCCCGACGCAGTTCGTGTTCCAGGGCCACCCGCTCGCTGGCCTGGGCGGTCAGGTCGCGGGTGTAGCGTTCGACGCGGTTGCGGCCCTTGGCCTTGGAACGGTACATGGCGGCGTCGGCGTTCTTGATCAGGGTGGCGACGTCGCAGCCGTCCTTGGGGTAGAGGCTGGTGCCGATGCTGGCGCTGATGAAGAACTCGTGTTCACCGGCCTGGAACGGCGCGGTGAAGCAGTTCAGCAACTTGGTGGCGATGTGGTCGGCGTCGCTGGCCTGGTGCAGCCCGGGCAGCAGGATGATGAATTCGTCCCCGCCCAGGCGAGCCACGGTGTCGATGTCTCGCAGTTGTTCCTTGAGGCGCACGGCGATGCCCTTGAGCAGCAGGTCGCCCACCGGGTGGCCGAGGCTGTCGTTGATGTGCTTGAAGCGATCCAGGTCGAGGAACAGCACCGCGCCCTGGCCGCCGCTGTCTTGCTGGCCGTTGAGCGCGGCCAGCAGGCGGCTTTCGAACAGTGTGCGATTGGGCAGGCCGGTGAGGGGGTCATGGTGGGCCTGATAATCGAGCCGTGCCTGGGCGTGCTTGAGGCTGGAGATATCGGCAAATACCGCCACGAAATGGGTGATCTGCCGTTCCTTGTTGCGCACGGCGTTGATGGTCAGCCAGTTGGGGTAGAGCTCGCCGTTCTTGCGACGGTTGGAAATCTCGCCCTGCCAGTGGCCTTCCAGGGTCAGTTGATGCCACATCGCGGCGTAGAAGGCGCTGTCGTGCAGTCCCGATGCCAGCAGGCGCGGGGTTTGGCCCAGGGCTTCAATTTCGCTGTAGCCGGTGATTTCACTGAAGGCCCGATTGACCGCACTGATGCGCTGCTGGGTATCGGTGATCATCACGCCCTCGGCGGTGCTTTCAAACACCGTGGCGGCCTGTTGCAGT encodes the following:
- the istA gene encoding IS21 family transposase — its product is MAAPRVAMRNIKECLRLKFEAGLSHEKIARALQLSKGVVSKYIAAARVAGLDWPALVAMDEAALAAALFAPTSTNKPRGERVLPDVLSIHRELRRKGVTLQLLWEEYLAAHAGQPTYRYTQFVEHYRRYAQTLKRSMRQLHRAGEKLFIDYAGPTLPVVDPATGEVRRAHIFVAALGASNYTYACATPGETQVDWLTSLGQALTYFGGVPEMVVPDNPRALVAQPDRYEPGLNRATLECARHYQTVILPARPRKPQDKAKAEVAVQVVERWIMARLRHRQFFSLHALNQAIAELLEDLNRRPFKRLDGCRRDWFERLDRPALRALPVHPYEVATFKRCKVSIDYHIEVNGSFYSVPSALARQNVDVRLTAHTLEVLHGNRRVASHLLLGRRGAYSTQREHMPAAHQAHREWTPQRLLDWGARIGPYTRQLIDHQLTHKPHPEMGYRACLGLLSLARRYGNARLEAAAERAVHLRAFTGRSVRNLLQQGLDQQPLPQRAAETTLPGDHENVRGADYYQPPQQELFDDAATHPESTAPATPGRHGPRPGRAMDAAGQPQPELR
- the istB gene encoding IS21-like element IS1474 family helper ATPase IstB translates to MMPQHTLNQLHQLRLDGMARALEEQWTLPASHSLSFDERLGLLLDRELAWRDNQRLVRLRKKAKLKYANACLEDLDRRTGRALDERLIATLASGDWIRQQHNLLLTGPTGAGKTWLACALGNQACRQGYSTLYLRTPRLLEQLRIAHGDGSFGRTLQQLAKVDVLVLDDWALAPLEEGARHDLLEVIDDRAGSRSTILTSQLPIEHWHGWINDPTLADAILDRLVHNAYRLTMKGESLRRKKAEEQAAS